The genomic region CGGGCTTGCCGACCTCGACCGGCTTGAGAAGAAGATAGCCCGGCCTGTTTCTGAAATGGAAGTCTTTGATCCGGTCGAGATCCAGCGCCGGAAAATAAAGGAACTGCTCACGGGTTTTTCTTCTGATGAGCAGGAGGCCTTTATTTCTTTTCTGGGGAAATCCCTGGTCCGAAAGGTCGGGCCCGACGATAAGGGGAAACAGGCCGACAAGGCCATCGTCCTGTTCAGCCGTGATACGCTGATCATTCATTCAGTTATGTCTCTCTGCAACGATGAGGGAGTGCTCGTATTTTCGACGGACGACGAAAAGGATCTCGACCGGATGGTATCGCAGTGCCTCTTGTCCGCGAGAATGCCGGTCGTTGTCTTCGACAATCCCCTGAAAACAGAGAACGGGTTTTCCCGGGAAAAGATCGCCGGCATGAGGAATCAGGTGAGGGGAAAATACTCCGCGGTTCCCGTTCTTCAATTCGCCTCTCCTCAGGACAGTGATTTCATCCTTCAATCGTACCATGACGGCGTGACGGCTGTTCTCCCCAAGCCGTCGAAAGAGGACCGGAGACAAACGTACATCCAGGATATGATAAAGTTCCTCGACGCGTTCAAGTCGTATGTCAATAGTTTTCAGTACGGACACGATGATGCTGATATCTACGGCAAGAAGCTGAAAGACGGCATCACGTCGCTTCGCGGGATCACCAACCCTGCCGATGCGCTCCTCGTGGTTCTCACGGCGGTGTCCGAGACGTTCGAACGCGCGGTCACGCTTGTCGTCCGTGGTTCGGAATTGATCGGGGAACGGGCCATGGGGGTCGGTTCCGTGAAAAGCAGGGGGCCGGCTTCGGCGGCAGGGCTGAAGGTCCAGCTTTCCAAGCCTTCGGTGTTCCGTGACGTTTTTGAAAAAGGGCGGGCCTATTATGGAGAGGGCGGCGATGAAACGCTCAGGACATTTTTTACGGAAATAGGCATGCCGCTGCGGCCCGCCATCGTTCTGCTGCCCTTGATATGCGATCGAAAGGTCGTAGCGATGATCTACGGGGATTTCGGGCAGAAAGAGGCGTCTCCCGTGCGGCTCGATATGTTCGAGATCCTTTCCCTGCAAGCGGGCATTGTTCTGGAATATGCGATCTTCCGCAAACAGGTTACGAAAGCGGCGCAAAATCCATAGATCCCGGGATGTGTCTTCGACTCTGATAAAACGCGGAGGAACAAGTCGCCATGAATATCGCAATATTTAACCAGATCCTTCACATCGCATTCGAAAAAAAGGTCTCGGATATCCATTTTGAGGTCGACAACCCGCCGATGTTCCGGGCGCGCGGTCATCTTATACGCTCCAAGATCGAGAACCTGACAAAAAAAGATACTGAGTTCGTCGCAAACGCGGTTATGGAGCAGCACAACCGGAAGCTGCCCGAAGACTTGAAGGAATTCGATACGTCCTACACGCTGGCGAATGTCGGCCGCTTCCGGGTGAGCATCTTCCGTCAGCGCGGCAATCTCGGCGTTGTTATGCGCGTGATACCTCACCAGATCGGCACGTTCGCGGAGCTGAATCTTCCGCCGGTGCTCGGCAAAATCGTGCAGGTTCCGAACGGACTGATCCTCGTCACCGGGCCGACCGGCAACGGCAAATCAACGACGCTTGCTTCGATGATGAGATTTATCAATGATAATTTCGATTACAATATCATTACGATCGAGGACCCGATCGAGTTCCTGTTCACTTCGAACAAAAGCTGTATCATCCAGCGGGAGGTGGGCATCGATACGGATAATTTCAGCGTCGCGCTGCGGTCCGCAATGCGCATGAATCCGGACGTCATCATGGTCGGAGAAATACGGGATCTCGAAACAATAGACGCCTGCGTGAAGGCCGCCGAGACGGGGCACCTGGTATTGTCCACGTTTCACACCCAGAATACGGCTTCGTCCATCAACCGTATCATTGGTTATTTCCCGCCTCAGGCGCAGGAGAATGCCAGGAGCAGGCTGGCGGAGAGCCTTGTCGCGATCATTTCGTTGCGGCTGGTGCGAGGGAAAAACGAAGAATCGGTCCTGCCGGTCCTTGAAGTGATGTATGCGACATCCACCATCAAGGCGTGCATCAGGGACAATCACCTCGACGAGATCGAGCAGTATATCGAAAAAGGACGCGACGAATACGGCATGCAGTCAATGGACCAGCATCTCATTCAGCTCTGCAAAGCGGGCCTCATAACGCTCGATGAGGCGAAGCGCATCTCTCACTCGAAAGACCTTGAGCGAAAGCTCACGTACGGTGAATCATAGGATAAGGTAAGTATCCCCTCCTCCGCTCCGGCACGTTTCCCATCATGAGCGGCAGTTGAATGATCTGTCTTGAACCCGGGGGATAGCCTCCCTGCGCTATGCCCTCTGCATTTTGCAGAGACCCTGCCCCCTGCCTCCTCTACGTGTTAATTTCAACCCACGACGCAAAGGCGCGCATAAACGTCTGCGCGAATTCCCGGGTCGCTTCATTGACGATATTGCCGTTCTCGTCGAAGAGGTTCGCGGCCTGCCCGATGTAAGCTTCCGGCTGTTGCATGGTCGGCACATTAATAAACACCAGCGATTGTCTCAGGTGATGGTTCGCGCCGAAACCGCCCAATGCGCCGGGTGAAACGCTCACGACGGCGCCCGGTTTTCCAGCCCACGCACTTTTGCCATAGGGACGGGAACCCACATCAAGAGCGTTCTTGAGCGCTCCCGGAACCGATCGGTTGTACTCAGGCGTGACAAACAGAACACCGTCAACATTTTTTATATGTTCACGGAACTCGGTCCAGGCAGGCGGCGGATTGTCATCCCTGTCCTGATCGTAGAGCGGCAGTCCTCCGATCTCGATAATTTCGAGTTTGAGAGAACCAGGCGATAGCGTCATCAGCGCCTTTGCCATTTTGCGATTCAGTGATTCCTTTCGAAGGCTTCCTACAAGAACAGCGATCTTTTTCTGTGCCATTGCATCCTCCTTGCCTACCGTAAAGCGATTCCGCCCTTGAGATAAGAGTGGTTATCCACCCTGCCTGAGCTTTTAACTTTGACCTTATCACTCCATCCTTATTTCACTTCCTCCCACCAGTTCCGATTGGTAATGGGCTTGTCAATATCCACGAGTTCTCCAATTATCGGCGTAATGATCCGGACCTCGTTTTGCTTCGCTGCTTTCACGGCCCGTATGATCGGCTCATCCCATGCGTGAAGGGCCAGCGTAAATGTTCCCCAGTGGACCGGCAAAAGCATCTTCCCTTTTACTTCGATATGTCCTTTCACCGCTTCTTCCGGCTTGACATGGATATATGGCCATTTGTCTGCGTAAGCGCCGATCTTGATGAGCGTCAGATCAAAGGGCCCATACTTGTCACCAATGGCCTTGAAATGGCCCGCATATCCCGTGTCCCCGCTGAAATACAGTTTCCTTGTTTCACTCAGCACGATCCATCCCGCCCAGAGCGTGTTATTTCTGCTCAAGAGCCCCCTGCCTGAAAAATGCCGCGCCGGAACACAGATGAATTTCAGTGTTCCGAACGTGGATTCCTCCCACCACGTTAATTCCCTGATCTGCCCCGCAGGAACGCCCCATTTCCGCAAATATGCGGCAACCCCGGCGGGAACAAAGAAAACCGCCCCGGACCGCGAAAGCGATCTGATCGAATCCTTATCCAGATGATCATAGTGGTCATGCGATAGTACAACGGCATCGATCCCCTTCAGTGCATCCGCGCTGACCGGAGCTTTGCTGAATCTTTTCACGAACCCGGGAACGGGTGAGGCGTATCGGGAGAAGACCGGATCAATCAGCACCCGGTGACCGCTGATCTCGATAAGGACCGTTGAATGCCCCAGCCATCGGACCGTCAGCCCGTCGGCCGGTTTCCCATTCAAAGAATCCTTGTCCAAAAGGACAACCGGTATTTCACCCCCGGGTCTTTGACGTTCCCCCCCCTTTATCCATTTCCAGATTTCCGATGCCATGCCGCCTTCAACGAACATCGGGGTCGGCAGCCAGTTCTCATATTTGCCGTCGTTATTTATCGGTGCGATCAAGGGTGCTCCTTCAGAAGATGCATTTCCGGCATAAACGACAGGCGAACACGCCGCGTTGAACAGGAGAAGTAAGATGAAAAGCGGCTCAAGGGCCGTCCATCCCTTTCCCATCACGGTTTGATATAGGCATTCAGGCCGATGATGACCGGCTTGTCATTTACTTTGGCGGTGGTGACAATATTTCCCCGCGTGCTTGCAACGACAAGGGTCTTGCCGGATGCCGACGGAGTCGGAGTTTCCAGATCAATTTCGATAGAGAGCTTGTTGTCCTTGATCTCAACTTTCATTGCCATTGGCTTTTCTCCTTTTCTGATCGCGACGGTGGGTCCGGCGCGCTTCTCAAATAACCGGCCACCTCTCGTGTCTCATTATAATTTCCCCGCGCAACGGGTGAATAGATTCAACAACGATATAGTATGTCCCCAAAGATGAAGATGGGTGACCCTCAAGGTCCTCTAAAGGTTCCCGATCACGATGAGAGCTCGCGGGACCACTTCGATCTCGTACCTATTGTCCGGCGAGGTAAATATCTCGCCGTCAACATGGACAGGCACCGGGACCTCACTCCTGACCATAAGCTTCGACGTCCGTCTGAGCTTCGCATATTTCACCCGGTCTATGGTGCCGAGAAAGACCTTGGGCAGATGCCATAACAGCGCCAACAGCCCCAGCGGGCCCACGATCGTCACGTCGAGGAGCCCGTCGTCCACCTTCGCGTGTGGCGTAAGCTTGAATCCGCCGCCGCAGGTCGTGCCGTTCCCGATGCTCAGGAGAAATATTTTCTGTGAAATCTCCTCATTGTTCAGCGTGATCGTGACCGGGACAGGATCGAACCTGCCGAGCACCCGCGCCAAAGCGCAAACATACAGCCAGAGTCCGTGCCTGGAGTGATTGATCCTGTAGCTCTCTGCGTTGACCGCGGCATCGAACCCGATCCCCACGCCGTTGGCAAAGTACATGTCGTTGATCCGGCCCGCGTCGATGG from Nitrospirota bacterium harbors:
- a CDS encoding DUF4388 domain-containing protein, with protein sequence MAFTGDLEHLNIVDIIQLIHATRQSGIFSVKGINGESRIVFSAGNIVGANHIDNSVRIGTVLVKTGAITIDDLKQAMGVMKNAHKNRMLLLATLVQMGTLKREDALRGLKKLAELTIVELMSWTKGTFTFDTDAIVVSSEGGQDLGVDAQMVLMEALRFSDERERDRREGKGVPSFVAIYPDVLPEENAGEPKGERSSVTADDLGLADLDRLEKKIARPVSEMEVFDPVEIQRRKIKELLTGFSSDEQEAFISFLGKSLVRKVGPDDKGKQADKAIVLFSRDTLIIHSVMSLCNDEGVLVFSTDDEKDLDRMVSQCLLSARMPVVVFDNPLKTENGFSREKIAGMRNQVRGKYSAVPVLQFASPQDSDFILQSYHDGVTAVLPKPSKEDRRQTYIQDMIKFLDAFKSYVNSFQYGHDDADIYGKKLKDGITSLRGITNPADALLVVLTAVSETFERAVTLVVRGSELIGERAMGVGSVKSRGPASAAGLKVQLSKPSVFRDVFEKGRAYYGEGGDETLRTFFTEIGMPLRPAIVLLPLICDRKVVAMIYGDFGQKEASPVRLDMFEILSLQAGIVLEYAIFRKQVTKAAQNP
- a CDS encoding PilT/PilU family type 4a pilus ATPase; its protein translation is MNIAIFNQILHIAFEKKVSDIHFEVDNPPMFRARGHLIRSKIENLTKKDTEFVANAVMEQHNRKLPEDLKEFDTSYTLANVGRFRVSIFRQRGNLGVVMRVIPHQIGTFAELNLPPVLGKIVQVPNGLILVTGPTGNGKSTTLASMMRFINDNFDYNIITIEDPIEFLFTSNKSCIIQREVGIDTDNFSVALRSAMRMNPDVIMVGEIRDLETIDACVKAAETGHLVLSTFHTQNTASSINRIIGYFPPQAQENARSRLAESLVAIISLRLVRGKNEESVLPVLEVMYATSTIKACIRDNHLDEIEQYIEKGRDEYGMQSMDQHLIQLCKAGLITLDEAKRISHSKDLERKLTYGES
- a CDS encoding NAD(P)H-dependent oxidoreductase, which produces MAQKKIAVLVGSLRKESLNRKMAKALMTLSPGSLKLEIIEIGGLPLYDQDRDDNPPPAWTEFREHIKNVDGVLFVTPEYNRSVPGALKNALDVGSRPYGKSAWAGKPGAVVSVSPGALGGFGANHHLRQSLVFINVPTMQQPEAYIGQAANLFDENGNIVNEATREFAQTFMRAFASWVEINT
- a CDS encoding MBL fold metallo-hydrolase — translated: MIAPINNDGKYENWLPTPMFVEGGMASEIWKWIKGGERQRPGGEIPVVLLDKDSLNGKPADGLTVRWLGHSTVLIEISGHRVLIDPVFSRYASPVPGFVKRFSKAPVSADALKGIDAVVLSHDHYDHLDKDSIRSLSRSGAVFFVPAGVAAYLRKWGVPAGQIRELTWWEESTFGTLKFICVPARHFSGRGLLSRNNTLWAGWIVLSETRKLYFSGDTGYAGHFKAIGDKYGPFDLTLIKIGAYADKWPYIHVKPEEAVKGHIEVKGKMLLPVHWGTFTLALHAWDEPIIRAVKAAKQNEVRIITPIIGELVDIDKPITNRNWWEEVK
- a CDS encoding diacylglycerol kinase family lipid kinase, with the translated sequence MMNYKLIANPAAGRGKARKAVLKVVEVLKKKGVLFDLELTKGPRDAAAIARRAAPDFDAIIVVGGDGTVNDVVPGMLYSGKPLGIIPMGSGNDFIKSLHIPNNIESAVDVVLRGATRTIDAGRINDMYFANGVGIGFDAAVNAESYRINHSRHGLWLYVCALARVLGRFDPVPVTITLNNEEISQKIFLLSIGNGTTCGGGFKLTPHAKVDDGLLDVTIVGPLGLLALLWHLPKVFLGTIDRVKYAKLRRTSKLMVRSEVPVPVHVDGEIFTSPDNRYEIEVVPRALIVIGNL